One stretch of Variovorax sp. TBS-050B DNA includes these proteins:
- a CDS encoding NADH-quinone oxidoreductase subunit M gives MGLLSLAIWVPIAFGTALLAFGRDENARGVRWVALIGAIASFLVTVPLFTGFQNGTAAMQFVEKASWITRFNVSYHLGIDGFSLWMVLLTSFITVVVVISAWEVITERVNQYMGAFLILSGLMIGVFAALDGILFYVFFEATLIPMYLIIGIWGGPNKIYAAFKFFLYTLLGSLLMLVALIYLYNTSGGSFDILGWHKLKLGSTAQTFLFFAFFAAFAVKVPMWPVHTWLPDVHVEAPTGGSAVLAAIMLKLGAYGFLRFSMPIAPDASHEWAWLMIALSLIAVIYVGLVALVQQDMKKLVAYSSVAHMGFVTLGFFIFNELGVSGGIVQMIAHGFVSGAMFLGIGVLYDRVHSRQIADYGGVVNTMPKFAAFALLFAMANCGLPGTAGFVGEWMVILGAVKANFWIGLAAATALIFGAAYTLWMYKRVYLGPVGNDHVKELSDINAREFLMLSLLAIAVLWMGLYPKPFTDAMDASVVELLRHVAVSKLP, from the coding sequence ATGGGTTTGTTGAGCCTTGCCATCTGGGTGCCGATCGCATTCGGCACCGCGCTGCTGGCGTTCGGCCGCGACGAAAACGCCCGAGGCGTGCGCTGGGTTGCGCTCATCGGTGCGATCGCGAGCTTCCTGGTCACGGTGCCGCTGTTCACCGGTTTCCAGAACGGCACCGCCGCCATGCAGTTCGTCGAGAAGGCGAGCTGGATCACGCGCTTCAACGTCAGCTACCACCTGGGCATCGACGGGTTCTCGCTCTGGATGGTGCTGCTGACCTCGTTCATCACCGTCGTGGTGGTGATCTCGGCCTGGGAAGTGATCACCGAGCGCGTGAACCAGTACATGGGCGCGTTCCTGATCCTGTCGGGCCTGATGATCGGCGTGTTCGCCGCGCTCGACGGCATCCTGTTCTACGTGTTCTTCGAGGCCACGCTGATCCCGATGTACCTGATCATCGGCATCTGGGGCGGCCCCAACAAGATCTACGCGGCCTTCAAGTTCTTCCTCTACACGCTGCTCGGCTCGCTGCTGATGCTGGTGGCGCTGATCTACCTGTACAACACCTCGGGCGGCAGCTTCGACATCCTGGGCTGGCACAAGCTCAAGCTCGGTTCGACGGCGCAGACCTTCCTGTTCTTCGCCTTCTTCGCGGCCTTTGCCGTCAAGGTGCCGATGTGGCCGGTCCACACCTGGCTGCCCGACGTGCACGTCGAGGCGCCCACCGGCGGTTCGGCCGTGCTGGCCGCGATCATGCTGAAGCTCGGCGCCTACGGCTTCCTGCGCTTCTCGATGCCGATCGCGCCCGACGCCTCGCACGAATGGGCCTGGCTCATGATCGCGCTCTCGCTGATCGCAGTGATCTACGTCGGCCTGGTGGCGCTGGTGCAGCAGGACATGAAGAAGCTCGTGGCCTATTCGTCGGTCGCGCACATGGGCTTCGTGACGCTCGGCTTCTTCATCTTCAACGAACTCGGCGTCTCGGGCGGCATCGTGCAGATGATCGCGCACGGCTTCGTCTCGGGCGCGATGTTCCTGGGCATCGGCGTGCTGTACGACCGCGTGCATTCGCGCCAGATCGCCGACTACGGCGGCGTGGTCAACACCATGCCCAAGTTCGCGGCCTTCGCGCTGCTGTTCGCCATGGCCAACTGCGGCCTGCCGGGCACCGCCGGCTTCGTGGGCGAATGGATGGTCATCCTGGGCGCGGTCAAGGCCAACTTCTGGATCGGCCTGGCGGCTGCCACGGCGCTGATCTTCGGCGCGGCGTACACCCTGTGGATGTACAAGCGCGTGTACCTCGGCCCGGTGGGCAACGACCACGTCAAGGAACTCAGCGACATCAATGCGCGCGAGTTCCTGATGCTCTCGCTGCTCGCGATCGCGGTGCTGTGGATGGGCCTCTATCCGAAGCCCTTCACCGATGCGATGGACGCGTCCGTGGTCGAACTGCTGCGCCACGTGGCCGTGTCGAAACTGCCTTGA
- the nuoN gene encoding NADH-quinone oxidoreductase subunit NuoN translates to MIDKLSWVAIYPEIVLLVMACIIALVDLSTTSARRTRTYVLTLLTLAVVAVLTGLAANDGKTIYGFGGMVVSDPMGNWLKCFATVALMVTLVYGRPYAADRAMLRGGELFTISMFALLGMFVMISGSNFLLIYLGLELLTLSSYALVALRRDHAVASEAAMKYFVLGAMASGFLLYGLSMMYGATGSLDVNEVFKIIASGKVNHQVLVFGLVFIVAGLAFKVGAAPFHMWVPDVYQGAPTAVTLLIGAAPELAAFAIIIRLLVEGLLPLAFDWQQMLALLAIASLLVGNLAAIAQTNLKRMLAYSTIAQMGFMLLGLVAGVVNGNTYNAQFAYSASMFYIVTYVLTTLASFGIILLLAREGFESEEITDLAGLNQRSPLYAGVMAIAMFSLAGLPPLVGFYAKLAVLQALVASGQALYIGLAVFAVVMSLIGAFYYLRVVKVMYFDAPVTVSTVSAPRDVRTVLSINGLLILVLGIVPGGLMALCAKAIVATLAN, encoded by the coding sequence ATGATTGACAAACTCAGCTGGGTCGCGATCTACCCTGAAATCGTGCTGCTGGTCATGGCCTGCATCATTGCGCTGGTCGACCTGTCGACCACCAGCGCCCGCCGCACGCGCACCTACGTTTTGACGCTGCTCACGCTGGCCGTGGTGGCGGTGCTGACCGGCCTGGCCGCCAACGACGGCAAGACGATCTACGGTTTCGGCGGCATGGTCGTGAGCGACCCGATGGGCAACTGGCTCAAGTGCTTCGCCACCGTGGCGCTGATGGTCACCCTGGTCTACGGCCGCCCGTATGCGGCCGACCGCGCGATGCTGCGCGGCGGCGAACTGTTCACCATCAGCATGTTCGCGCTGCTCGGCATGTTCGTGATGATCTCGGGCAGCAACTTCCTGCTGATCTACCTCGGGCTCGAACTGCTCACGCTGTCGAGCTACGCCCTCGTGGCACTGCGCCGCGACCATGCGGTGGCCAGCGAGGCGGCCATGAAGTACTTCGTGCTCGGCGCGATGGCCAGCGGCTTCCTGCTCTACGGCCTCTCGATGATGTACGGCGCCACCGGCTCGCTCGACGTCAACGAGGTGTTCAAGATCATTGCGAGCGGCAAGGTGAACCACCAGGTGCTGGTGTTCGGCCTGGTGTTCATCGTCGCGGGCCTCGCATTCAAGGTCGGCGCGGCGCCGTTCCACATGTGGGTGCCCGACGTCTACCAGGGCGCGCCCACGGCCGTCACGCTGCTGATCGGCGCGGCGCCCGAGCTGGCTGCCTTCGCGATCATCATCCGCCTGCTGGTCGAGGGCCTGCTGCCGCTCGCCTTCGACTGGCAGCAGATGCTCGCGCTGCTCGCCATCGCCTCGCTGCTGGTCGGCAACCTGGCCGCCATCGCGCAGACCAACCTCAAGCGCATGCTGGCGTACTCGACGATCGCGCAGATGGGCTTCATGCTGCTCGGCCTGGTGGCCGGCGTGGTCAACGGCAACACCTACAACGCCCAGTTCGCGTACAGCGCCTCGATGTTCTACATCGTGACCTACGTGCTGACCACGCTCGCGAGCTTCGGCATCATCCTGCTGCTGGCACGCGAAGGCTTCGAGAGCGAGGAGATCACCGACCTCGCCGGCCTCAACCAGCGCAGCCCGCTCTACGCCGGCGTGATGGCGATCGCGATGTTCTCGCTCGCGGGCCTGCCGCCGCTGGTCGGCTTCTATGCCAAGCTCGCGGTGCTCCAGGCACTCGTTGCATCCGGCCAGGCGCTCTACATCGGCCTGGCGGTGTTCGCCGTCGTGATGTCGCTGATCGGTGCCTTCTACTACCTGCGCGTGGTCAAGGTCATGTACTTCGACGCACCCGTCACGGTCAGCACCGTCTCCGCGCCGCGCGACGTGCGCACCGTGCTGTCGATCAACGGGCTGCTGATCCTCGTGCTGGGCATCGTGCCCGGTGGCCTGATGGCGCTGTGCGCCAAGGCGATCGTCGCCACCCTGGCCAACTGA
- a CDS encoding DUF2818 family protein, translating to MSQTASVWVVLLVALLAANLPFLNERLFGAVALPGGAKSLAIRFAELVVLYFIAGGIGLLFERKAGQIAPQGWEFYAVTGALFIVLAFPGFTWRYLMKHRH from the coding sequence GTGTCGCAAACCGCATCGGTCTGGGTCGTGCTGCTGGTGGCGCTGCTCGCCGCCAACCTGCCGTTCCTCAACGAACGGCTGTTCGGCGCGGTGGCGCTGCCCGGCGGCGCCAAGTCGCTCGCGATCCGCTTTGCCGAGCTCGTGGTGCTGTACTTCATCGCCGGCGGCATCGGCCTGCTGTTCGAGCGCAAGGCAGGGCAGATCGCGCCGCAGGGCTGGGAGTTCTATGCCGTGACCGGCGCGCTCTTCATCGTGCTGGCCTTTCCCGGCTTCACCTGGCGCTACCTGATGAAGCACCGACACTAG
- a CDS encoding NUDIX hydrolase translates to MTSSPLADSHLREECTASETLLRGNFLQVRRDTVRLPDGHSATREYVVHPGAVVVVPLLDDGRVVLERQYRYPVGHVMVEFPAGKLDAGEDPFVCGRRELLEETGYTAREWAHAGAMHLAVAYSTEIIHIYFARGLSLGERQLDHGEFLDVFTAKPAEVAGWCRDGTITDAKSLTCALWLQNVLSGAWALDWQPAPAQGGAG, encoded by the coding sequence ATGACTTCTTCACCGCTCGCCGATTCGCATCTGCGCGAAGAATGCACCGCCAGCGAGACGCTGCTGCGCGGCAACTTCCTCCAGGTCCGCCGCGACACGGTGCGCCTGCCCGACGGCCACAGCGCGACGCGCGAGTACGTGGTGCATCCGGGCGCGGTGGTCGTGGTGCCACTGCTCGACGACGGCCGCGTGGTGCTCGAGCGCCAGTACCGCTACCCGGTCGGCCATGTGATGGTCGAGTTCCCGGCCGGCAAGCTCGATGCGGGCGAGGACCCCTTCGTCTGCGGCCGGCGCGAGCTGCTCGAGGAGACCGGCTACACCGCGCGCGAATGGGCCCATGCCGGCGCCATGCACCTCGCCGTCGCGTACTCCACCGAGATCATCCACATCTACTTTGCGCGCGGCCTCTCGCTCGGCGAGCGGCAGCTCGATCATGGCGAGTTCCTCGACGTGTTCACGGCCAAGCCCGCGGAAGTGGCCGGCTGGTGCCGCGACGGCACCATCACCGACGCGAAATCGCTGACCTGCGCGCTCTGGCTGCAGAACGTCCTCTCGGGGGCATGGGCTCTCGATTGGCAGCCGGCGCCGGCGCAGGGCGGCGCGGGATAA
- a CDS encoding DUF1178 family protein produces the protein MKVLDLRCAHGHGFEGWFASTEAFESQLAAGLVECPICADTRIVKLLSAPRLNLLGNAKAPEAAAPAPAKAAVPSTEQSPEARWMRAVREVLAKTEDVGDRFADEARRMHYGEAEERGIRGHATPEQTVALLEEGIPVMPLPIPAALKETLQ, from the coding sequence ATGAAGGTTCTCGATCTCCGCTGCGCGCACGGCCATGGCTTCGAAGGCTGGTTCGCGTCCACTGAAGCATTCGAATCCCAACTCGCCGCCGGCCTGGTCGAATGCCCGATCTGCGCCGACACGCGCATCGTCAAGCTGCTGAGCGCGCCGCGCCTCAATCTCCTCGGCAACGCGAAAGCGCCCGAGGCCGCGGCGCCCGCACCGGCAAAGGCTGCCGTCCCTTCGACCGAGCAGTCGCCCGAGGCGCGCTGGATGCGCGCCGTGCGCGAGGTGCTCGCCAAGACCGAGGACGTCGGCGACCGCTTTGCCGACGAGGCGCGCAGGATGCACTACGGCGAAGCCGAGGAACGCGGCATCCGCGGCCACGCCACGCCCGAACAGACCGTCGCGCTGCTCGAGGAAGGCATTCCCGTGATGCCGCTGCCGATCCCCGCCGCGCTCAAGGAAACCCTGCAGTAA
- a CDS encoding ABC transporter transmembrane domain-containing protein, whose product MASSPLSSPAKGSPRSLSGLGPFLRPYRVQIVLAGIFLVMAAVTTLVFPMALRSLIDGGLISADKGAQTMALREHFGALFAVAVALGIFSAARFYTVSWLGERVTADLRNAVYERVLRQSPVFFETTQTGEVLSRLTADTTLVQTVVGSSLSMGLRNAVMGVGALAVLIWTNPYVMVQVMGILVLVVLPSMWFGRRVRKLSRASQDRVADASAIAAEVLNAIPVVQSYTAEAREAARFHGSTENAFRTAVRRTRARSVLVAFIIIATSAALLWGLYQGTQAVLRGDITAGHLGQTVVYVAILAAATAVLGEVYGDLLRAAGATERLMELLHAPAAIVSPPHPATTPTAAAGSAIRFEAVNFHYPSRPGTPALRDFSLDVTPGETVALVGSSGAGKSTVFQLLLRYYDPQSGRLLLDGAPLSSLALADLRTRIGLVPQDAVIFSASAFENIRYGRPDASADEVHAAARAAFAHDFLQALPEGYDTFLGERGVRLSGGQRQRIAIARAILKNPPLLLLDEATSALDAESERMVQAALESAMEGRTTLVIAHRLATVQRAERIVVLDHGGIVEQGTHATLVAQGGVYARLAALQFTS is encoded by the coding sequence ATGGCTTCCTCTCCCCTGTCCTCGCCGGCCAAGGGCTCACCCCGATCGTTGTCGGGCCTGGGCCCTTTTCTTCGCCCTTATCGCGTGCAGATCGTGCTGGCGGGCATCTTTCTCGTGATGGCGGCGGTCACCACGCTGGTGTTCCCGATGGCGCTGCGCAGCCTGATCGACGGCGGACTGATCAGCGCCGACAAGGGCGCGCAGACCATGGCGCTGCGCGAGCACTTCGGCGCTCTGTTCGCGGTGGCGGTGGCGCTCGGCATCTTTTCGGCGGCGCGCTTCTACACCGTCAGCTGGCTCGGCGAGCGCGTCACCGCGGATCTGCGCAACGCGGTCTACGAACGCGTGCTGCGGCAGAGCCCGGTCTTCTTCGAGACCACCCAGACCGGCGAAGTGCTGTCGCGCCTGACGGCCGACACCACGCTGGTGCAGACGGTGGTGGGCTCCTCGCTCAGCATGGGGCTGCGCAACGCGGTGATGGGCGTGGGTGCGCTCGCGGTGCTGATCTGGACCAATCCCTACGTGATGGTCCAGGTGATGGGCATCCTGGTGCTGGTGGTGCTGCCGAGCATGTGGTTCGGACGGCGCGTGCGCAAGCTCTCGCGCGCGAGCCAGGACCGGGTGGCCGACGCGAGCGCGATCGCGGCCGAGGTGCTGAACGCGATTCCGGTGGTGCAGAGCTACACGGCCGAGGCGCGCGAGGCGGCGCGCTTCCACGGCTCGACCGAGAACGCCTTCCGCACGGCCGTGCGGCGCACCCGTGCGCGATCGGTGCTCGTGGCCTTCATCATCATCGCCACTTCGGCGGCGCTGCTCTGGGGCCTGTACCAGGGCACGCAGGCGGTGCTGCGCGGCGACATCACGGCCGGCCATCTCGGGCAGACCGTGGTGTACGTGGCCATCCTCGCGGCCGCGACGGCGGTGCTCGGCGAGGTCTACGGCGACCTGCTGCGCGCGGCGGGCGCCACCGAGCGGCTGATGGAGCTGCTGCATGCGCCGGCAGCGATCGTCTCGCCGCCGCATCCCGCCACCACGCCGACGGCGGCGGCGGGCAGCGCGATCCGCTTCGAGGCGGTGAACTTCCACTATCCGTCGCGGCCCGGCACGCCGGCGCTCAGGGACTTCAGCCTCGACGTGACGCCGGGCGAGACGGTGGCGCTGGTGGGTTCGAGCGGCGCGGGCAAGAGCACGGTGTTCCAGCTGCTGCTGCGCTACTACGATCCGCAGTCGGGCCGGCTGCTGCTCGACGGCGCCCCGCTCTCTTCGCTCGCGCTGGCCGACCTGCGCACCCGCATCGGCCTGGTGCCGCAGGACGCGGTGATCTTCTCCGCCAGCGCCTTCGAGAACATCCGCTACGGCCGGCCAGATGCCAGCGCGGACGAGGTGCATGCCGCGGCGCGCGCGGCCTTCGCGCACGACTTCCTGCAGGCGCTGCCCGAGGGCTACGACACCTTCCTCGGCGAGCGCGGCGTGCGCCTGTCGGGCGGCCAGCGCCAGCGCATCGCAATCGCGCGCGCCATCCTCAAGAACCCGCCGCTGCTGCTGCTCGACGAGGCCACGAGCGCGCTCGACGCGGAGAGCGAGCGGATGGTGCAGGCCGCACTCGAATCGGCCATGGAAGGCCGCACGACGCTGGTGATTGCGCACCGCCTCGCGACGGTACAGCGCGCGGAACGCATCGTGGTGCTCGACCATGGCGGCATCGTCGAACAGGGCACCCATGCGACGCTGGTGGCGCAGGGCGGGGTCTATGCGAGGCTGGCGGCGCTGCAGTTCACGAGCTGA
- a CDS encoding MarR family transcriptional regulator has product MSDTDTPQSEASRPADRPRVDFYRPETYKAEESVGYLMRRIVSAVAQSVETRLCEPGGPTYPQWLPLYKLHVGAATTVAELARACELDTGAMTRLLDRLEVKGLCRRVRSLEDRRVVNIELTDEGRAAAKEVPHVLCRVQNELLSDFNPQEWEQLKGYLRRILDNAQALAARGDKE; this is encoded by the coding sequence ATGAGCGATACAGACACTCCGCAGAGCGAAGCTTCCCGGCCGGCCGACCGCCCGCGGGTCGACTTCTATCGCCCCGAGACCTACAAGGCCGAGGAGAGCGTCGGCTATCTGATGCGCCGCATCGTGAGCGCCGTCGCGCAGTCGGTCGAGACCCGGCTGTGCGAACCCGGCGGCCCGACCTATCCGCAGTGGCTGCCGCTCTACAAGCTGCACGTCGGCGCCGCCACCACGGTGGCCGAGCTGGCGCGCGCCTGCGAGCTCGACACCGGCGCCATGACGCGCCTGCTCGACCGCCTCGAGGTCAAGGGCCTGTGCCGCCGCGTGCGCTCGCTCGAAGACCGCCGCGTGGTCAACATCGAGCTCACCGACGAAGGCCGCGCCGCCGCCAAGGAAGTGCCGCACGTGCTGTGCCGGGTGCAGAACGAGCTCTTGTCCGACTTCAACCCGCAGGAGTGGGAACAGCTCAAGGGCTACCTGCGCCGCATCCTCGACAACGCACAGGCCCTCGCGGCCCGTGGAGACAAAGAATGA
- a CDS encoding efflux RND transporter periplasmic adaptor subunit, with protein sequence MSDNNTPTPAAAAASPAPAPAAPAGNGKRRRALTALAALVIVAGGGWGLYEWLVASHYEDTDNAYVQGNVIQITPQIGGTVMAINADDTDFVKAGQPLVQLDPADAKVALEQAEAALAQAVRQVRTLYANNGSLAAQVSLRQADIVKAQSDIAKAQDDLQRRRALSGNGAVSKEELNHAETQLANAKSALAAAQAGVVAAREQLASNQSLTEGTTVAEHPSVLAAAAKVREAYLATQRVAMPAPVDGYVAKRTVQLGQRVAAGTPMMSIVPLHQLWVDANFKEVQLRNIRIDQPVKLTADVYGKKVEYTGKVAGLGVGTGAAFALLPAQNATGNWIKVVQRVPVRIALDPEQLKANPLRIGLSMVAEVDITQKSGKMLADAPRATPLSQTQVYSKLDDGADAEVNRIIAANLGRGAAVAARPAGAQHSQQQLASQSQPG encoded by the coding sequence ATGAGCGACAACAACACTCCGACGCCCGCTGCAGCCGCAGCCTCTCCCGCACCCGCACCCGCAGCACCCGCCGGCAACGGCAAGCGGCGGCGCGCGCTGACCGCGCTCGCCGCGCTGGTGATCGTCGCCGGCGGCGGCTGGGGCCTCTACGAATGGCTGGTCGCCAGCCACTACGAGGACACCGACAACGCCTACGTGCAGGGCAACGTGATCCAGATCACGCCGCAGATCGGCGGCACGGTCATGGCCATCAACGCCGACGACACCGACTTCGTGAAGGCCGGCCAGCCGCTGGTGCAGCTCGACCCCGCCGATGCGAAGGTCGCGCTCGAGCAGGCCGAGGCCGCGCTCGCGCAGGCGGTGCGCCAGGTGCGCACGCTCTACGCCAACAACGGCTCGCTGGCCGCCCAGGTGTCGCTGCGCCAGGCCGACATCGTCAAGGCCCAGAGCGACATCGCTAAGGCGCAGGACGACCTGCAGCGCCGCCGCGCGCTGTCGGGCAACGGCGCGGTCTCGAAGGAAGAACTCAACCACGCCGAGACGCAGCTCGCCAACGCGAAGAGCGCGCTGGCCGCGGCGCAGGCCGGCGTGGTCGCCGCGCGCGAGCAGCTCGCGAGCAACCAGTCGCTGACCGAGGGCACCACCGTGGCCGAGCATCCGAGCGTGCTGGCCGCCGCCGCGAAGGTGCGCGAGGCCTACCTCGCCACGCAGCGCGTCGCGATGCCGGCGCCGGTCGACGGCTACGTCGCCAAGCGCACGGTGCAGCTCGGCCAGCGCGTGGCCGCCGGCACGCCGATGATGTCGATCGTGCCGCTCCACCAGCTCTGGGTCGATGCCAACTTCAAGGAAGTGCAGCTGCGCAACATCCGTATCGACCAGCCCGTGAAGCTCACGGCCGACGTCTACGGCAAGAAGGTCGAGTACACCGGCAAGGTGGCCGGCCTCGGCGTGGGCACCGGCGCCGCCTTCGCACTGCTGCCGGCGCAGAACGCCACCGGCAACTGGATCAAGGTGGTGCAGCGCGTGCCGGTGCGCATCGCGCTCGATCCCGAGCAGCTCAAGGCCAACCCGCTGCGCATCGGCCTGTCGATGGTGGCCGAGGTCGACATCACGCAGAAGAGCGGCAAGATGCTCGCCGACGCACCGCGCGCCACGCCGCTCTCGCAGACGCAGGTCTACAGCAAGCTCGACGACGGCGCCGATGCCGAAGTGAACCGCATCATCGCGGCCAACCTCGGGCGCGGTGCGGCGGTGGCCGCCAGGCCGGCCGGCGCGCAGCACTCGCAGCAGCAGCTCGCATCGCAATCGCAGCCCGGCTGA
- a CDS encoding DHA2 family efflux MFS transporter permease subunit produces the protein MATAAPAYVAHPPLEGAARVWGTIALSAATFMNVLDSSIANVSLPAISGDLGVSTTQGTWVITSFAVANAIAVPLTGFMTQRFGQVRLFMASVILFMVSSLLCGLAPNMTMLIAFRALQGFVAGPMIPLSQTLLLSSYPRAKAGLAMAMWSMTTLVAPVMGPLLGGWITDNISWPWIFYINIPVGIVAAVITWALYRKRESGTHKVPIDAIGLALLVLWVGALQLMLDKGKELDWFHSPEIVAMAVVSAVGFAFFLIWELTDKHPVVDLSLFKRRNFWSGAVATAVAYGLFFGNVVLLPLWLQQWMGYTATQAGMIMAPVGLLAIFFSPVVGLTVAKIDPRRYAAFSFLVFALVLWMRSNFNTQADFVTIIIPTIIQGIAMAFFFIPLVTITLSGLTPDRIPAASGLSNFLRITAGAMGTSITTTLWENRAALHHSQLAESVNQGNAAATSAMSGLASSGLSSEQVLGQINRLVDQQSFMLATNDIFYASALLFLLLIPLVWLAKPQRGGAGGDAAAGAH, from the coding sequence ATGGCCACTGCTGCTCCCGCCTACGTCGCGCATCCGCCGCTCGAGGGCGCCGCCCGCGTCTGGGGCACGATCGCGCTCTCGGCCGCCACCTTCATGAACGTGCTCGACTCGTCGATCGCGAACGTGTCGCTGCCGGCCATCTCCGGTGACCTGGGCGTGAGCACCACGCAAGGCACCTGGGTCATCACCAGCTTCGCGGTGGCCAATGCCATCGCGGTGCCGCTCACCGGCTTCATGACCCAGCGCTTCGGCCAGGTCCGCCTGTTCATGGCGAGCGTGATCCTGTTCATGGTCAGTTCGCTGCTGTGCGGCCTGGCGCCGAACATGACGATGCTGATCGCGTTCCGCGCGCTGCAAGGCTTCGTCGCCGGTCCCATGATCCCGCTGTCGCAGACGCTGCTGCTGTCGAGCTATCCGCGCGCCAAGGCCGGCCTCGCGATGGCCATGTGGTCGATGACCACGCTGGTCGCGCCGGTGATGGGGCCGCTGCTCGGCGGCTGGATCACCGACAACATCTCGTGGCCGTGGATCTTCTACATCAACATCCCGGTCGGCATCGTCGCCGCGGTGATCACCTGGGCGCTCTACCGCAAGCGCGAGAGCGGCACGCACAAGGTGCCGATCGACGCCATCGGCCTCGCGCTGCTGGTGCTGTGGGTGGGTGCGCTGCAGCTCATGCTCGACAAGGGCAAGGAGCTCGACTGGTTCCATTCGCCCGAGATCGTGGCGATGGCCGTGGTCTCCGCCGTGGGCTTCGCCTTCTTCCTGATCTGGGAGCTGACCGACAAGCATCCGGTGGTCGACCTCTCGCTCTTCAAGCGCCGCAACTTCTGGTCGGGCGCGGTGGCGACGGCGGTGGCCTACGGCCTGTTCTTCGGCAACGTGGTGCTGCTGCCGCTGTGGCTGCAGCAGTGGATGGGCTACACCGCCACGCAGGCCGGCATGATCATGGCGCCGGTGGGGCTGCTGGCGATCTTCTTCTCGCCGGTGGTGGGGCTCACGGTGGCGAAGATCGATCCGCGCCGCTATGCGGCCTTCTCGTTCCTGGTGTTCGCGCTGGTGCTGTGGATGCGCTCGAACTTCAACACGCAGGCCGACTTCGTGACGATCATCATCCCGACGATCATCCAGGGCATCGCGATGGCGTTCTTCTTCATTCCGCTGGTGACCATCACGCTCTCGGGCCTCACGCCCGACCGCATCCCGGCCGCGTCGGGGCTGTCGAACTTCCTGCGCATCACCGCGGGTGCGATGGGCACCTCGATCACCACCACGCTGTGGGAGAACCGCGCCGCGCTGCACCACTCGCAGCTCGCGGAGTCGGTGAACCAGGGCAACGCCGCGGCGACGAGCGCGATGTCGGGCCTGGCGAGCAGCGGCCTGAGCAGCGAGCAGGTGCTGGGGCAGATCAACCGGCTGGTGGACCAGCAGTCGTTCATGCTCGCGACGAACGACATCTTCTATGCATCGGCGCTGCTGTTCCTGCTGCTGATCCCGCTGGTGTGGCTCGCGAAGCCGCAGCGCGGCGGCGCCGGCGGCGACGCGGCCGCGGGGGCGCATTAA
- a CDS encoding AGE family epimerase/isomerase has translation MPDFRSPDFLTGHIRHTLDFYEPVSRDSSGGFFHFFKDDGTVYDRRTRHLVSSTRFVFNHAMAARRFGDAKHLDHARHALAFVRQAHAQSAGGYAWQIDWHDGRAQVQDGTQHCYGLAFVLLAHAHALMAGVDEARAGLDDTWQLMERRFWEPQHALYADEASPDWRVAPYRGQNANMHACEAMLAAFEATRETRFIERALALAESITGRQAALADGLVWEHYREDWSIDWDYNRGDKSNIFRPWGFQTGHLTEWAKLLLQLERALVDAGREAPGWIVPRAKHFFDTAMARGWDAAHGGLVYGFGPDGAVCDGDKYFWVQAESFAAAALLAVRTGDAAYWHWYDRIWTYSWAHFVDHRHGAWYRILTPDNRKISDEKSPAGKTDYHTMGACHDVLRALGA, from the coding sequence ATGCCCGACTTCCGCTCGCCCGACTTCCTGACCGGCCACATCCGCCACACGCTCGACTTCTACGAACCCGTGAGCCGCGATTCCTCGGGCGGCTTCTTCCACTTCTTCAAGGACGACGGCACGGTGTACGACCGGCGCACGCGGCACCTCGTGAGCAGCACGCGCTTCGTCTTCAACCATGCGATGGCCGCGCGGCGCTTCGGCGACGCGAAGCACCTCGACCATGCGCGCCACGCGCTGGCCTTCGTGCGGCAGGCGCATGCGCAGTCCGCGGGCGGCTACGCCTGGCAGATCGACTGGCACGACGGCCGCGCGCAGGTGCAGGACGGCACGCAGCACTGCTACGGGCTCGCCTTCGTGCTGCTCGCGCATGCGCATGCGCTGATGGCGGGCGTGGACGAGGCGCGCGCGGGCCTCGACGACACCTGGCAGCTGATGGAGCGCCGCTTCTGGGAGCCGCAGCATGCGCTCTATGCGGACGAAGCCTCACCCGACTGGCGCGTGGCGCCCTACCGCGGCCAGAACGCCAACATGCATGCCTGCGAGGCGATGCTCGCCGCCTTCGAGGCCACGCGCGAGACGCGCTTCATCGAGCGCGCGCTCGCGCTCGCCGAATCGATCACCGGACGGCAGGCCGCGCTCGCCGACGGCCTGGTCTGGGAGCACTACCGCGAGGACTGGTCGATCGACTGGGACTACAACCGCGGCGACAAGAGCAACATCTTCAGGCCCTGGGGCTTCCAGACCGGCCACCTGACCGAATGGGCCAAGCTGCTGCTGCAGCTGGAGCGCGCGCTAGTTGACGCGGGACGCGAGGCGCCCGGATGGATCGTGCCGCGCGCGAAGCATTTCTTCGACACCGCGATGGCGCGCGGCTGGGACGCGGCCCACGGCGGGCTGGTCTACGGCTTCGGCCCCGACGGCGCGGTGTGCGACGGCGACAAGTATTTCTGGGTGCAGGCCGAGAGCTTCGCCGCCGCCGCGCTGCTGGCCGTGCGCACCGGCGACGCCGCGTACTGGCACTGGTACGACCGCATCTGGACCTACAGCTGGGCGCATTTCGTCGACCACCGGCACGGCGCGTGGTACCGCATCCTCACGCCCGACAACCGCAAGATCAGCGACGAGAAGAGCCCCGCCGGCAAGACCGACTACCACACCATGGGCGCATGCCACGACGTGCTGCGCGCCCTGGGCGCCTAG